In the Arachis ipaensis cultivar K30076 chromosome B10, Araip1.1, whole genome shotgun sequence genome, one interval contains:
- the LOC107623326 gene encoding calcium/calmodulin-regulated receptor-like kinase 2 produces MVRQADLVILGVSVGLALGILISCAIFFGIRWYKKRVNIGPSANENSVTTLPIRTNGLGTSTDISASITSSIAPSRYDNVQKNSHFGWWSNQSKDRFASASGILKYSYREIQKATQNFTTSLGQGSFGTVYKATMATGEVVAVKVLAPNSKQGEKEFQTEVLLLGRLHHRNLVNLIGYCVDKGQRILVYQFMSNGSLANLLYGEEKQLSWDDRLQVALDISHGIEYLHEGAVPPVIHRDLKSANILLDHSMRAKVADFGLSKEEVFDGRNSGLKGTYGYMDPAYISTSKLTMKSDIYSFGVIIFELITAIHPHQNLMEYINLAAMDHNGVDEILDKQLVGKCNLGEVRQLAKIAHKCLHKSPKKRPSISEISQGISRIKQRRLRHMMEASMSFASNNFSRAVSRLEDQQLELSRITTRTTISIGETG; encoded by the exons ATGGTTCGTCAAGCTGATTTAGTAATTCTTGGTGTCTCTGTTGGTTTGGCCCTTGGAATTCTGATATCTTGTGCCATATTTTTTGGCATAAGGTGGTACAAGAAACGTGTGAATATTGGACCATCTGCAAATGAGAATAGTGTAACAACTCTTCCAATACGAACAAATGGGTTGGGAACAAGCACCGACATCAGTGCTTCTATAACTAGTTCCATAGCTCCATCAAGATATGATAATGTACAGAAAAATTCTCATTTCGGCTGGTGGAGTAATCAAAGCAAAGATCGTTTTGCTTCAGCATCAGGCATTTTAAAGTACTCGTATAG AGAAATTCAAAAGGCAACACAAAATTTCACAACTTCCTTGGGGCAAGGATCATTTGGCACAGTTTATAAAGCCACAATGGCTACAGGGGAGGTGGTAGCTGTGAAGGTTCTTGCGCCTAATTCCAAACAAGGGGAGAAAGAATTCCAAACGGAG GTGCTTCTGCTTGGAAGACTGCATCATCGAAATCTTGTGAATTTGATTGGATATTGTGTAGATAAAGGACAGCGCATACTTGTCTATCAGTTCATGAGTAATGGAAGTTTAGCTAATCTTTTATATG GTGAAGAAAAACAATTGAGTTGGGATGATCGGCTGCAAGTTGCTCTTGATATTTCACATGGAATAGAGTACCTTCACGAAGGG GCAGTTCCACCTGTCATACATCGTGACTTGAAGTCTGCCAACATATTACTAGATCACTCAATGAGAGCTAAG GTTGCTGACTTCGGGCTGTCAAAGGAAGAGGTATTTGATGGCCGGAATTCTGGTCTGAAAGGTACTTATGGTTACATGGACCCCGCGTATATTTCGACAAGCAAGTTAACAATGAAGAGTGACATCTACAGTTTCGGTGTCATAATATTTGAGCTCATCACTGCCATCCACCCACATCAAAACTTGATGGAGTACATTAACCTT GCTGCTATGGATCACAATGGTGTAGATGAAATTCTTGACAAGCAACTCGTTGGAAAATGCAACCTTGGAGAAGTGAGGCAGCTCGCTAAGATTGCACACAAATGCTTGCACAAATCACCTAAGAAACGCCCTTCGATAAGCGAGATTTCACAGGGCATATCGAGGATAAAGCAAAGGCGGCTGCGCCATATGATGGAAGCTTCCATGTCATTTGCCAGCAACAACTTTTCAAGAGCCGTTAGTAGATTGGAAGATCAACAACTTGAGTTGAGTAGAATAACCACCAGAACCACCATTAGCATAGGAGAAACTGGATGA